The following are encoded in a window of Paraburkholderia sp. HP33-1 genomic DNA:
- the msrP gene encoding protein-methionine-sulfoxide reductase catalytic subunit MsrP has translation MWIKRSDRIQLTGDDIARSEITPRHVFENRRRILQAAGAVALGSLIGVSGEALATYSSPDPKAQKLAAKTNTRFVALDKITPYKDITSYNNFYEFGTGKSDPAQNAGTLRPRPWKVSVEGEIKNPKVYDIDDLLKLAPLEERVYRHRCVEGWSIVVPWIGVSLSELIKRVEPTGNAKYVQFITLADPSQMPGLSAPILDWPYSEGLRMDEAMHPLTLLTMGLYGQVLPNQNGAPVRVVVPWKYGFKSAKSLVKIRFVEKQPSTSWNTYASNEYGFYSNVNPNVDHPRWSQATERRIGEDGFFTPKRKTLMFNGYADQVASLYQGMDLKKNF, from the coding sequence ATGTGGATCAAGCGAAGCGACAGAATCCAACTGACCGGCGATGACATCGCGCGCAGCGAAATCACGCCGCGGCACGTGTTCGAGAACCGCCGACGCATCCTGCAGGCCGCGGGCGCCGTGGCGCTCGGCAGCCTGATCGGCGTGAGCGGCGAGGCGCTCGCCACGTACTCGTCGCCAGATCCGAAAGCGCAGAAGCTCGCGGCGAAAACCAACACCAGGTTCGTCGCGCTCGACAAGATCACGCCGTACAAGGACATTACCAGCTACAACAATTTCTACGAGTTCGGCACCGGCAAATCCGACCCCGCGCAGAACGCGGGCACGTTGCGGCCGCGTCCGTGGAAGGTGAGCGTCGAAGGCGAGATCAAGAATCCGAAGGTTTACGACATCGACGACCTGCTGAAGCTCGCGCCGCTCGAGGAGCGTGTGTACCGGCATCGCTGCGTCGAAGGTTGGTCGATCGTGGTGCCGTGGATCGGCGTCTCATTGTCGGAGCTGATCAAACGCGTCGAGCCGACCGGCAACGCGAAGTACGTGCAGTTCATCACGCTCGCCGATCCGTCGCAGATGCCCGGATTGTCGGCGCCCATACTCGACTGGCCCTACTCCGAAGGCCTGCGGATGGACGAAGCGATGCATCCGCTGACGCTGCTGACGATGGGCCTCTACGGCCAGGTGCTGCCGAATCAGAACGGCGCGCCGGTGCGTGTCGTGGTGCCGTGGAAGTACGGTTTCAAGAGCGCGAAATCGCTGGTGAAAATCCGCTTCGTCGAGAAGCAGCCGTCGACGAGCTGGAACACGTACGCGTCGAACGAATACGGGTTCTATTCGAACGTGAATCCGAACGTCGATCATCCGCGCTGGAGTCAGGCCACCGAGCGACGCATCGGCGAGGACGGCTTTTTCACGCCAAAACGCAAGACGTTGATGTTCAATGGCTACGCCGATCAGGTCGCGTCGCTTTATCAAGGCATGGACCTGAAGAAGAACTTCTGA
- the ccsB gene encoding c-type cytochrome biogenesis protein CcsB: protein MDLTQVSSSSSSPSASRADKAFANSTPELPLYDERPFLKRLGIVDWLFALALVGGAGFALSRYYPFMNYYDKLVLVCSVPVFVVLGWRWKPVRPLMAGIAALSLLAIQIYQGDLSRADNAFFLKYFLSSQSAILWMSALFVFATVFYWIALLSRSPTGAAIGSKMTWAAVLMGFVGMMVRWYESYLIGADVGHIPISNLYEVFVLFSLITALFYLYYEQHYNTRALGAFVLLVISAAVGFLMWYSVSRDAQQIQPLVPALQSWWMKIHVPANFIGYGSFALSAMVGVAYLAKERGVLADRLPALDVLDDVMYKSIAVGFAFFTIATILGALWAAEAWGGYWSWDPKETWALIVWLNYAAWLHMRLMKGLRGAVAAWWALTGLLVTTFAFLGVNMFLSGLHSYGKL, encoded by the coding sequence ATGGACTTGACTCAGGTTTCCTCCTCCTCTTCTTCTCCGTCTGCTTCGCGCGCCGACAAGGCGTTTGCGAACAGCACGCCCGAACTCCCGCTCTACGACGAGCGGCCGTTCCTGAAACGGCTCGGGATCGTCGACTGGCTGTTCGCGCTCGCGCTCGTCGGGGGCGCCGGGTTCGCGCTGTCGCGCTATTACCCGTTCATGAACTACTACGACAAACTGGTGCTGGTGTGCTCGGTGCCGGTTTTCGTTGTGCTCGGCTGGCGCTGGAAGCCGGTGCGTCCGCTGATGGCGGGGATCGCCGCGCTGTCGCTGCTCGCGATCCAGATCTACCAGGGGGATCTGAGCCGCGCCGACAACGCGTTTTTCCTCAAGTATTTCCTGTCGAGCCAGTCCGCGATCCTGTGGATGAGCGCGCTGTTCGTGTTCGCGACCGTGTTCTACTGGATCGCGCTGCTGTCGCGCTCGCCGACCGGCGCCGCAATCGGCTCGAAGATGACGTGGGCGGCGGTGCTGATGGGCTTTGTCGGCATGATGGTGCGCTGGTACGAGTCGTACCTGATCGGCGCGGACGTCGGCCATATTCCCATTTCGAACCTCTATGAAGTGTTCGTGCTGTTCAGCCTGATCACTGCGCTGTTCTATCTGTACTACGAGCAGCACTACAACACGCGTGCGCTAGGCGCGTTCGTGTTGCTCGTGATCAGCGCAGCCGTCGGTTTCCTGATGTGGTACTCGGTCTCGCGCGACGCGCAGCAGATCCAGCCGCTCGTGCCGGCGCTGCAAAGCTGGTGGATGAAGATTCACGTGCCGGCGAACTTCATCGGCTATGGCAGCTTCGCGCTGTCGGCGATGGTCGGCGTCGCGTATCTGGCGAAGGAGCGCGGCGTGCTGGCCGATCGTCTGCCGGCGCTCGACGTGCTCGACGACGTGATGTACAAGTCGATCGCGGTCGGCTTCGCGTTTTTCACGATCGCGACGATTCTCGGCGCGCTGTGGGCCGCCGAAGCGTGGGGTGGCTACTGGAGCTGGGATCCGAAGGAGACGTGGGCGCTGATCGTCTGGCTGAACTACGCGGCCTGGCTGCACATGCGTCTGATGAAGGGCCTGCGCGGCGCGGTCGCCGCATGGTGGGCGTTGACCGGCCTGCTCGTCACGACCTTCGCGTTTCTCGGCGTGAACATGTTCCTGTCGGGATTGCATAGCTACGGCAAGCTGTAA
- a CDS encoding cytochrome c biogenesis protein ResB: MSVTTSGLQSKSGNRVMRSTIELLSSMRFAIALLVILSIASIIGTVLTQDDPYPNYVNQFGPFWADIFRALSLYTVYSSWWFMLILGFLMVSVSLCVIRNAPKMLADAKSWKDKVREGSLRAFHHKGEFAVHGTRAQTATVLAKLSGKLGYKFVTRESDGATLIAAKRGALTRFGYISAHLAIVVICLGGLLDSNLPIKLQMWLFDKSPIRSNTIINDIPPEHRLSQSNPTFRGYAWVPEGEHVSTAILNQPDGSLIQDLPFSIELNKFIVDYYSTGMPKLFASDIVVIDHKTGARVPARVEVNKPFEYDGVSIYQSSFQDGGSQMQMTAYPMSGPSAKTAPFGGTIGGSAPLSSATPLAGGQTVEFTDFRAINVENISNGNGQNDARGVAAQHSLKEALDERLGSGAKTSKPLDLHNVGPSVQYKIRGKDGQAREYNNYMLPVDVNGEKMFLAGMRMNPDDPFRYLRIPADSGGTLKEWMNLRATLEDPNQRAIAAHQFAQRSVPGSNAELQQHLEESALRVLTLFAGVDRNMKMPNEETLGGFQAIAGFIDHSVPKDEQEKAASLLLRMLEGATWDLWQLSRQQLGEPAAPANADTSRFIQSSLNAISDSFLYGSPVYLQLDSFKQVQASVFQLTRAPGKKVVYLGSLLLVFGIFSMFYVRERRLWFWLKDTDHGTSVVMAMSSARKTLDFEKEFVQTRDAVSAALGAKLIEAADATPAAQAAASSASSKDSTR, encoded by the coding sequence ATGAGCGTCACCACGTCGGGTCTGCAGTCGAAGTCGGGCAATCGCGTCATGCGCAGCACCATCGAGCTCCTGAGCTCGATGCGTTTCGCCATTGCGCTGCTCGTGATTCTGTCGATTGCCAGCATCATCGGTACCGTCCTCACGCAGGACGATCCGTATCCCAACTACGTCAACCAGTTCGGTCCGTTCTGGGCCGATATCTTCCGTGCGCTGAGCCTCTACACGGTGTACAGCTCGTGGTGGTTCATGCTGATCCTCGGCTTCCTGATGGTGTCGGTGTCACTGTGCGTGATCCGCAATGCGCCGAAGATGCTCGCCGACGCGAAGAGCTGGAAGGACAAGGTGCGCGAAGGCAGCCTGCGCGCGTTCCATCACAAGGGTGAGTTCGCGGTGCACGGCACGCGCGCGCAGACCGCGACCGTGCTCGCCAAACTGTCGGGGAAGCTCGGCTACAAGTTCGTCACGCGCGAGTCGGACGGCGCCACGCTGATCGCCGCGAAGCGTGGCGCGCTGACGAGGTTCGGCTACATCTCCGCGCACCTCGCGATTGTCGTGATCTGTCTCGGCGGCCTGCTCGACAGTAATTTGCCGATCAAACTGCAGATGTGGCTGTTCGACAAGTCGCCGATCCGCTCGAATACGATCATCAACGACATTCCGCCCGAGCATCGTCTGTCGCAGTCGAACCCGACGTTCCGTGGCTACGCATGGGTGCCGGAAGGGGAGCATGTGTCGACGGCGATCCTGAACCAGCCAGACGGTTCGCTGATCCAGGACCTGCCGTTTTCGATCGAGCTGAACAAGTTCATCGTTGATTACTACTCGACCGGCATGCCGAAGCTGTTCGCGAGCGACATCGTCGTGATCGACCACAAGACCGGCGCGCGCGTGCCGGCGCGGGTCGAAGTCAACAAGCCGTTCGAATACGACGGCGTGTCGATTTATCAGTCGAGCTTCCAGGACGGCGGCTCGCAAATGCAGATGACGGCGTACCCGATGTCCGGCCCGAGCGCGAAGACCGCGCCGTTCGGCGGCACGATCGGCGGCAGCGCGCCGTTGAGCTCGGCCACGCCGCTCGCCGGCGGCCAGACCGTCGAATTCACCGACTTCCGCGCGATCAACGTCGAGAACATCTCGAACGGCAATGGCCAGAACGATGCGCGCGGCGTCGCCGCGCAGCACTCGCTGAAGGAAGCCCTCGACGAGCGCCTCGGCTCCGGCGCGAAGACCTCGAAGCCGCTCGATCTGCACAACGTCGGTCCGTCGGTGCAGTACAAGATTCGCGGCAAGGACGGCCAGGCGCGCGAGTACAACAACTACATGCTGCCGGTCGATGTGAACGGCGAGAAGATGTTCCTCGCCGGCATGCGCATGAATCCCGACGACCCGTTCCGCTACTTGCGCATTCCCGCCGACAGCGGCGGCACGCTCAAGGAATGGATGAACCTGCGCGCCACGCTCGAAGACCCGAACCAGCGTGCCATCGCCGCTCATCAGTTCGCGCAGCGCTCGGTGCCGGGCTCGAATGCGGAGTTGCAGCAGCATCTGGAGGAAAGTGCCTTGCGGGTGCTGACCCTTTTTGCGGGCGTCGACCGCAACATGAAGATGCCGAATGAAGAAACGCTCGGCGGCTTCCAGGCGATCGCCGGTTTTATCGACCATTCAGTGCCGAAAGACGAGCAGGAAAAGGCCGCGAGCCTGTTGTTGCGCATGCTCGAAGGCGCGACGTGGGATCTGTGGCAGCTTTCGCGCCAGCAGCTCGGCGAGCCCGCCGCGCCGGCCAACGCAGACACGAGCCGCTTCATCCAGAGTTCGCTCAATGCGATATCCGACAGCTTTCTGTATGGATCGCCGGTCTATTTGCAGCTTGACTCATTCAAGCAGGTGCAAGCTTCGGTATTTCAGTTGACACGCGCACCGGGCAAAAAAGTCGTGTATCTTGGCAGCCTGCTTCTCGTATTCGGCATCTTTTCGATGTTCTACGTCCGCGAACGGCGCCTGTGGTTCTGGCTCAAGGATACGGACCACGGCACGAGCGTCGTGATGGCGATGTCGAGCGCGCGCAAGACGCTAGACTTCGAGAAGGAGTTCGTCCAGACGCGCGACGCCGTGAGCGCCGCACTGGGCGCGAAACTCATCGAAGCAGCCGATGCCACCCCGGCCGCTCAGGCCGCCGCATCGTCGGCAAGCTCAAAGGATTCGACCCGGTAA
- a CDS encoding c-type cytochrome, with amino-acid sequence MNRLSKTLMVLHVAAGLSGLAIQARAADPAKPDINRGQAIAVQVCASCHGADGNSAGGAYPKLAGQHPEYLVKQLRDFKTQPGAKQPARNNAIMAGMAAALSDQDMINVAAYFSTQTPKPGYAHNKNTVALGQQIYRGGIADRGVPACASCHGPAGQGIPIQFPRLSGQWAEYSVTQLGAFTQGPGARNNNDAMHAIASRLSDNEIKAVADYIAGLH; translated from the coding sequence ATGAATCGACTGAGCAAGACTCTGATGGTGCTTCATGTAGCGGCAGGTCTTTCAGGTTTGGCAATTCAGGCACGAGCAGCAGATCCGGCAAAGCCGGACATCAATCGGGGGCAGGCAATCGCGGTACAGGTATGCGCGTCATGTCATGGGGCAGACGGCAACAGTGCCGGCGGCGCATATCCGAAGCTGGCGGGCCAGCATCCTGAGTATCTCGTCAAGCAGCTCAGAGATTTCAAGACACAACCGGGCGCGAAACAGCCTGCGCGCAACAATGCGATCATGGCGGGCATGGCCGCCGCGCTTTCCGATCAGGACATGATCAACGTCGCGGCTTATTTCTCGACGCAGACGCCGAAGCCCGGCTATGCGCACAACAAGAACACCGTCGCGCTGGGTCAACAGATCTATCGCGGTGGAATTGCAGACCGCGGCGTGCCGGCCTGCGCGAGCTGCCACGGGCCCGCGGGGCAGGGCATTCCGATCCAGTTTCCGCGCCTGTCCGGGCAGTGGGCCGAGTATTCGGTGACGCAGTTGGGCGCGTTCACGCAAGGTCCGGGCGCTCGCAATAACAACGACGCGATGCATGCGATAGCATCGCGTCTGTCGGACAACGAAATCAAAGCGGTTGCCGACTACATCGCGGGGCTGCATTAA
- the yihA gene encoding ribosome biogenesis GTP-binding protein YihA/YsxC, with amino-acid sequence MPFLLHESRFFTTVNHLRDLPATAQPEIAFAGRSNAGKSTAINVLCNQKRLAFASKTPGRTQHINYFSVGKADEPTAYLVDLPGYGYAEVPGAAKAHWEALLSTYLQSRSQLRGMILMMDSRRPLTELDRRMIEWFAPTGKPIHTLLTKCDKLTRQESTNALRTAQKGLAEYRAAGYRGELTAQLFSALKRTGLDEAHELIESWLIPQAAGETGEAPAAG; translated from the coding sequence ATGCCCTTCCTGCTCCACGAATCCCGCTTCTTCACCACCGTCAATCATCTGCGTGACCTGCCTGCTACCGCGCAGCCCGAGATCGCTTTCGCGGGACGCTCGAACGCGGGCAAGTCGACCGCGATCAACGTGCTTTGCAATCAGAAGCGACTTGCGTTCGCGAGTAAGACGCCAGGCCGTACGCAGCACATCAATTATTTTTCGGTTGGCAAGGCAGATGAGCCGACCGCTTATCTGGTCGACCTGCCGGGCTACGGTTATGCGGAAGTGCCGGGCGCGGCGAAGGCGCACTGGGAAGCGCTGCTATCCACGTATCTGCAATCGCGCTCGCAACTGCGCGGCATGATCCTGATGATGGATTCGCGCCGCCCGCTGACGGAACTCGATCGACGGATGATCGAGTGGTTCGCGCCGACCGGCAAGCCGATCCATACGCTGCTCACCAAATGCGACAAATTGACGCGCCAGGAAAGCACGAACGCGTTGCGCACCGCGCAGAAGGGACTGGCCGAATATCGCGCCGCCGGCTATCGCGGTGAGCTGACCGCGCAGCTGTTTTCGGCGCTCAAACGGACGGGGCTCGACGAAGCGCACGAGCTGATCGAGAGCTGGTTGATCCCGCAGGCGGCGGGGGAAACAGGCGAAGCGCCGGCCGCCGGGTAA
- the hemB gene encoding porphobilinogen synthase codes for MSFYPHHRPRRMRRDDFSRRLMRENILTTNDLIYPVFIVEGINVRQAVPSMPGVERVSVDLLMGVAEQCVDLGVPVLSLFPAIEPSLKTPEGREAANPAGLIPRAVRELKKNFPELGVLTDVALDPYTSHGQDGVLDETGYVRNDETVEILVDQARVQAEAGVDIVAPSDMMDGRIGAIREMLESEDHIHTRIMAYAAKYASAFYGPFRDAVGSATNLGKSNKMTYQMDPANSNEALREVQADINEGADMVMVKPGMPYLDIVRRVKDEFQFPTYVYQVSGEYAMLKAAAQNGWLDHDKVMMESLLAFKRAGADGVLTYFALDAARILRSQK; via the coding sequence ATGAGCTTCTACCCGCACCACCGTCCGCGCCGCATGCGCCGTGACGACTTCTCGCGTCGCCTGATGCGGGAAAATATCCTCACTACCAACGATCTGATTTACCCCGTATTCATCGTCGAAGGCATCAATGTGCGACAGGCCGTGCCTTCGATGCCGGGTGTCGAGCGCGTGTCGGTTGATCTGCTGATGGGTGTCGCCGAGCAATGCGTCGATCTGGGCGTGCCGGTTTTGTCGCTATTCCCCGCGATCGAGCCCTCACTGAAAACCCCCGAAGGGCGCGAGGCCGCCAACCCGGCGGGCCTGATTCCGCGCGCGGTGCGTGAGCTGAAGAAGAATTTCCCGGAGCTCGGCGTGCTCACCGACGTCGCGCTCGATCCGTACACGAGCCACGGCCAGGACGGTGTGCTCGACGAGACCGGCTACGTGCGCAACGACGAGACGGTCGAGATCCTCGTCGATCAGGCCCGAGTGCAGGCGGAAGCCGGTGTCGACATCGTCGCGCCGTCGGACATGATGGACGGCCGCATCGGCGCGATCCGCGAAATGCTCGAGAGCGAGGACCACATTCACACGCGCATCATGGCGTATGCGGCTAAGTACGCTTCAGCGTTCTACGGCCCGTTCCGCGATGCCGTCGGTTCCGCGACGAACCTCGGCAAAAGCAACAAGATGACCTACCAGATGGACCCGGCTAATTCGAATGAGGCGCTGCGCGAAGTGCAGGCCGACATCAACGAAGGCGCGGACATGGTAATGGTCAAGCCGGGCATGCCGTATCTGGACATCGTGCGTCGCGTGAAGGACGAGTTCCAGTTCCCGACGTACGTGTACCAGGTGAGCGGCGAATACGCGATGCTGAAAGCCGCCGCACAGAACGGCTGGCTCGATCACGACAAGGTCATGATGGAATCGCTGCTCGCGTTCAAGCGTGCCGGCGCGGATGGCGTGCTGACGTATTTCGCGCTCGATGCCGCGCGGATTCTGCGTTCGCAGAAGTGA
- the dsbD gene encoding protein-disulfide reductase DsbD, which produces MFNGLDRRARAAMRTVFFLLGCVLLAQFGTFARAADDFLDPAVAFRFSATEQPGEVVVTYKIADGYYMYRERFAFATRNGTATVGEPQLPAGHVKFDQTFNKNVETYRHELTIRIPVKQAAGPFDLAVTSQGCADAGICYPPMERVYHVSGEALQPAGSAVATLAAPAAQQSTSIDDEPWYERATSADYAQSLLQRGGFFAIVGLYFVAGAILSLLPCSYPMIPILSAIIIGEGPSVTRGRGFALSLAYVIGMALVYTVLGVMAALVGQSLGAWLQNPWVLGAFGGLLTIFALLLIAGVDIELSPRWRDRMSSASTGGSGGKFTAVAVMGALSALVVGACMTAPLFAVLAFIAHTGNAVLGGAALFSMGIGLGVPLLIIGLGAGTLLPRAGKWMDSVKVFFGVVLLAAALWIVWPVLGGAASMLLSALWLLIAAVTLGLFSSSVAGGSVWRRFGRAVGVVMAVWAAALLVGLAAGSSDPLRPLAVLAERAGNHATVANDGSNAAATLSQSDLTFAPVRSSDQLDQAVKTAAQPAMLDFYADWCVSCKEMEKFTFSDPRVQAKLKQMSLLRADVTANNTDDQALLKRFNLFGPPGIIFFDQGGKEVLRVVGYESADKFLRTLDRARASGV; this is translated from the coding sequence ATGTTTAACGGTCTCGACCGGCGTGCACGCGCTGCGATGCGCACCGTATTCTTTCTGCTCGGCTGCGTGCTCCTCGCACAGTTCGGCACGTTCGCGCGCGCCGCGGATGACTTCCTCGACCCTGCCGTCGCGTTCAGGTTCAGCGCGACCGAGCAGCCCGGCGAAGTCGTCGTGACGTACAAGATCGCGGACGGTTACTACATGTACCGCGAACGCTTCGCGTTCGCGACCCGCAACGGCACGGCGACGGTTGGCGAGCCGCAACTGCCGGCCGGTCACGTGAAGTTCGATCAGACTTTCAATAAGAACGTCGAGACCTACCGCCACGAATTGACGATCCGCATTCCGGTCAAGCAGGCTGCCGGACCCTTCGATCTCGCGGTCACGTCGCAGGGTTGCGCCGACGCCGGCATCTGCTATCCGCCGATGGAGCGCGTGTACCACGTGAGCGGTGAGGCATTGCAACCGGCCGGCAGCGCAGTAGCGACCCTAGCCGCCCCAGCCGCGCAACAATCTACCTCCATCGACGACGAACCCTGGTACGAACGCGCGACCAGCGCCGACTACGCGCAGTCGTTGCTGCAGCGTGGTGGCTTCTTCGCGATCGTCGGGCTTTATTTCGTCGCGGGGGCGATTCTGAGCCTGCTGCCGTGCTCGTACCCGATGATCCCGATCCTGTCGGCGATCATCATCGGTGAGGGCCCGAGCGTGACGCGTGGGCGTGGTTTCGCGCTGTCGCTCGCGTATGTGATCGGGATGGCGCTCGTGTATACGGTGTTGGGCGTCATGGCGGCGCTCGTTGGGCAGAGTCTCGGCGCGTGGCTTCAAAATCCATGGGTGCTCGGCGCGTTCGGCGGGCTTCTGACGATTTTCGCGCTGCTGCTGATCGCCGGTGTGGATATCGAACTGTCGCCGCGCTGGCGCGATCGCATGTCGAGCGCGTCAACGGGCGGCTCGGGCGGCAAATTTACCGCGGTCGCCGTGATGGGCGCGCTGTCGGCGTTGGTGGTCGGCGCCTGCATGACCGCGCCACTTTTTGCGGTGCTCGCGTTCATCGCGCATACAGGCAATGCGGTGCTCGGCGGCGCGGCGCTGTTCTCGATGGGCATCGGACTCGGTGTGCCGCTGCTGATCATCGGCCTTGGCGCGGGCACGCTGCTGCCGCGCGCGGGCAAGTGGATGGACAGCGTGAAGGTGTTCTTTGGTGTCGTGCTGCTCGCGGCCGCGCTGTGGATCGTCTGGCCCGTGCTCGGCGGGGCGGCGTCGATGCTGTTGAGCGCGCTTTGGCTACTGATCGCTGCAGTTACGCTCGGCCTGTTTTCCTCATCGGTTGCGGGCGGCTCGGTATGGCGCCGGTTCGGCCGGGCGGTCGGCGTCGTGATGGCTGTCTGGGCTGCCGCGCTTCTAGTGGGCCTCGCGGCGGGTTCGTCGGATCCACTGCGGCCGCTGGCGGTGCTCGCAGAGCGCGCCGGCAATCACGCGACCGTCGCGAATGACGGCTCGAACGCGGCCGCAACGCTGTCACAAAGCGATCTGACGTTCGCCCCGGTACGTTCGTCGGATCAGCTCGACCAGGCCGTCAAAACGGCCGCACAGCCTGCCATGCTCGATTTTTACGCGGACTGGTGCGTGAGCTGCAAGGAAATGGAGAAATTCACGTTCAGCGACCCGCGCGTTCAGGCGAAGCTGAAGCAGATGAGTCTGCTGCGCGCCGACGTCACCGCGAACAATACCGACGACCAGGCGCTGCTCAAGCGCTTCAACCTGTTCGGCCCGCCAGGGATTATTTTCTTCGATCAAGGCGGCAAGGAAGTCTTGCGAGTGGTTGGCTACGAATCGGCGGATAAATTCCTGCGTACGCTGGACCGGGCGAGGGCGTCGGGGGTGTAA
- the cutA gene encoding divalent-cation tolerance protein CutA: MLTTVPDAAVAQKLAADALAARLCACVTQLGTVQSSYHWQGAIEAAQEIQLLFKTSAVRALELEQFIQAHHPYDTPEILSWQATASPAYGQWITAETQRPLHV, translated from the coding sequence ATGTTGACGACGGTGCCAGATGCGGCCGTCGCTCAAAAGCTCGCCGCTGACGCGCTTGCGGCGCGCCTTTGCGCGTGCGTCACGCAGCTAGGTACCGTGCAGTCGAGCTATCACTGGCAGGGCGCGATCGAAGCCGCGCAGGAAATCCAACTGCTGTTCAAGACGAGCGCTGTCCGCGCGCTCGAGCTCGAGCAATTCATTCAGGCGCATCATCCCTACGACACGCCAGAAATCCTTTCATGGCAAGCGACGGCCTCTCCCGCGTATGGCCAGTGGATCACTGCTGAAACCCAACGTCCTCTTCATGTTTAA
- the rplQ gene encoding 50S ribosomal protein L17, which yields MRHRHGLRKLNRTSSHRLAMLRNMSNSLIEHEVIKTTLPKAKELRKVVEPLITLGKKPSLANRRLAFNRLRDRDSVTKLFEVLGPRYATRPGGYLRVLKFGFRVGDNAPMALVELLDRPEVEETEVQEAE from the coding sequence ATGCGTCACCGTCATGGTCTGCGGAAACTGAACCGCACGAGCAGCCACCGTCTGGCAATGCTCCGTAACATGTCTAACTCGCTGATCGAGCACGAAGTCATCAAGACTACGCTGCCGAAGGCGAAGGAACTCCGTAAAGTCGTCGAGCCGCTGATCACGCTCGGCAAGAAGCCGTCGCTGGCAAACCGTCGTTTGGCGTTCAACCGTCTTCGCGATCGTGACTCGGTCACGAAGCTGTTCGAAGTCCTCGGCCCGCGCTACGCAACCCGTCCGGGCGGCTACCTGCGCGTGCTGAAGTTCGGCTTCCGCGTTGGCGACAACGCGCCGATGGCACTGGTCGAACTGCTCGACCGTCCGGAAGTTGAAGAAACTGAAGTGCAAGAAGCTGAGTAA
- a CDS encoding DNA-directed RNA polymerase subunit alpha, with amino-acid sequence MQTSLLKPKIIAVESLGESHAKVVMEPFERGYGHTLGNALRRVLLSSMVGYAPTEVTIAGVVHEYSTLDGVQEDVVNLLLNLKGVVFKLHNRDEVTVTLRKEGEGVVTAGDIELAHDCEVINPDHVIAHLSKGGKLDVQIKVEKGRGYVPGNVRRYGEESAKIIGRIVLDASFSPVRRVSYAVESARVEQRTDLDKLVMNIETNGVISPEEAIRQSARILVDQLSVFAALEGTEAAAEAPSRAPQIDPILLRPVDDLELTVRSANCLKAENIYYIGDLIQRTENELLKTPNLGRKSLNEIKEVLASRGLTLGMKLENWPPAGLDK; translated from the coding sequence ATGCAAACCAGTTTGTTGAAGCCCAAGATCATCGCAGTTGAATCGCTTGGCGAGAGCCACGCGAAAGTGGTCATGGAACCGTTTGAACGCGGTTATGGCCATACCTTGGGTAACGCGCTTCGGCGCGTGCTGTTGTCGTCGATGGTGGGCTACGCGCCGACCGAAGTGACGATTGCAGGCGTCGTGCATGAGTATTCGACGCTCGACGGTGTGCAAGAGGATGTGGTCAACCTGTTGTTGAACCTGAAGGGCGTCGTCTTCAAGCTGCATAACCGTGACGAAGTCACGGTTACGCTCCGCAAGGAAGGCGAAGGCGTGGTCACCGCCGGCGATATCGAACTCGCACACGATTGCGAGGTCATCAACCCGGATCACGTGATTGCGCATCTGTCGAAGGGCGGCAAGCTCGACGTGCAGATCAAGGTCGAAAAGGGCCGGGGCTATGTACCGGGCAACGTGCGTCGTTACGGCGAAGAGTCGGCCAAGATCATCGGCCGTATCGTGCTGGACGCATCGTTCTCGCCGGTTCGTCGCGTGAGCTACGCGGTTGAAAGTGCTCGTGTCGAGCAGCGCACCGACCTCGACAAGCTCGTGATGAACATCGAAACCAACGGTGTGATTTCGCCGGAGGAAGCGATCCGTCAATCGGCGCGTATTCTGGTCGATCAGCTGTCGGTGTTTGCGGCGCTGGAAGGTACCGAAGCAGCGGCCGAAGCGCCGTCGCGCGCACCGCAGATTGATCCGATCCTGCTGCGCCCGGTCGACGATCTCGAACTGACGGTTCGTTCCGCGAACTGCCTGAAGGCCGAGAACATCTACTACATCGGCGACCTGATCCAGCGCACCGAGAATGAGCTGCTCAAGACGCCGAATCTGGGCCGCAAGTCGCTGAACGAGATCAAGGAAGTTCTGGCGTCGCGTGGTCTGACGCTCGGCATGAAGCTCGAAAACTGGCCGCCGGCTGGTCTCGACAAGTAA